The following coding sequences are from one Oscillospiraceae bacterium window:
- a CDS encoding (2Fe-2S) ferredoxin domain-containing protein — translation MKITVCIGSSCHIKGSRHIVERLTELINAQNLTDKVKLSGTFCMGRCQEGVCVTVDDNFYSVTPETVDEFFKEKVKGNIQNA, via the coding sequence ATGAAGATAACAGTATGTATAGGAAGTTCCTGCCATATAAAAGGGTCGCGTCATATAGTAGAACGTTTGACGGAATTGATAAATGCCCAGAATCTTACTGATAAAGTTAAACTTTCGGGTACATTTTGTATGGGCAGATGTCAGGAGGGTGTTTGCGTAACAGTAGATGATAATTTCTATTCGGTAACTCCTGAAACGGTGGATGAATTTTTCAAAGAAAAAGTGAAAGGAAATATCCAAAATGCCT